Sequence from the Acuticoccus sp. I52.16.1 genome:
CATCTAAGCTGCCGCCATGCTCGATCGGGATTCACCCCTCCTCCCCGGCGCGGCCCCGCCCAAACCCGGCGCCAAACGCAGCTTCGCCGAGGAGCGCCTGCGCGAAGCCGTCATCACCTGCGAGATCATGCCGGGGACGAAGGTGTCCGAGGCCCGCCTCGTCAGCCTCTACGGGCTCAACCGGGCGGGGGTGCGCGCGTCGCTGATGCGGCTGGAGGCGGGCGGTCTCGTCGAAGCGATGCCCCGGCACGGCTGGCGCGTGCGCCCGGTCTCCGGCGCCTATATCGGCGAGGTGGTCGCCGCCCGCCGGACGCTGGAGCCGGCCGTCGCCACAGTGCGGCACGACCCGGCCCAACTCGACCGGCTCGACAATCTCGCCCAGGTCGCCGCCGTGCTGGCCGAGCGGCAGGAGCCGGGCGCGCGGTCCAGTCTGCGCAGCTACGAACGGGAATTCCTCGGCATCCTCGCCGCGCCGCTCGGCGACCTGCGGCGCCGCTGGCTGCACGAGGCGTGGGACCACAGCGAACGCCTGATCCGCTTCTTCGAGGCGGGCTCGGATCGCCGCGCCGGGGCGCCCGGCCGGGCCCCCCTCGTCGCCGCGCTGCGGGCCGCCGATCCGGCCGCCGTCACCGCCGCCCTCGGCCAGGCGCTCTACTCTTTCGAGGCCTTCGTCCTCGCCGCCCTCACCGAGCAGGACGTCGAAATCCGCCGCACGCCTCCGAAGACGACGCCGGCCACGGATACCGCCGCCGCCGGACGAGGCCTCGCGCCAGCACCGTCCCCGCGTAACACAAACCCCAGAAGAGGATCGCTCGAATGGACTGGAGACAAGGACTAGTCGCCGCGGCGCTCAGCGTCGCCGCCGGCCTCGCCGTCGCGCCGCCCGCGATGGCGCAGACGAAGGACACCCTCACCATCGACCTCGTCAACGAGCCTTCGTCGCTCGATCCGCAAGGTCAGTGGAACCCGGACAGCTACTACGTCTACCGCAACGTCTTCGACAACATGGTCACCCGCGACAACGACGGGACCATCGTGCCGCAGGTCGCCACCGAGTGGGAGCAGGTCTCCGACACCGAGGTGAAGTTCACCCTGCGCGACGACATCGTCTTCCACGACGGCGAGCCGCTGACCGCCGAGGACGTCGTCTACACCATCGAGCGGATCACCGATCCGGAGTTCGCCAGCCCGCAACTCGGCCAGTTCAACAAGATCGTGAAGGCCGAGGCGACGGGCGAGCACGAGGTCGTCCTCACCACCGACGGTCCCTATCCGGTCCTCCTGCCGCAGCTCGTGAAACTCTCCATCATCCCGAAGCACGTGGTGGAAGAGGTCGGCGACGACGCTTTCAACGCCGGCCCCGTCGGCAGCGGCCCCTACGCGTTCGACACGTGGCAGCGCGGCGTCTCGGTGACGCTGAAGCGCAACGACGACTATTGGGGCGACAAGGGTGCCTTCGGGACGGTCGTCTTCCGCGCCGTGCCGGACGGGGCGACGCGCCTCGCCGACCTGCAGTCGGGCGCGGCCGACGTGGTGGTGACGCTCGACAGCGACCAGGCCAAGCAGCTCGAGAGCTACCCCAACGCCAAGCCGCTGATCGTGCAGACCGAACGTGTCGGTTACTTCGCGCTCAACTCCACCAAGCCGCCGCTGGACGACCCGAAGATGCGCCTCGCCATCGCGCTGGCGATCGACAAGGAAGGCATCGTCGAGGGCATCCTGCAAGGCGGCGAGAAGGTGGTCGGCGAGCTGGTCGCCCCGGCGAGCTTCGGCTACGTCGGCGAGGTCGAGGCGTTCCCCTACGACCCGGAGCAGGCCAAAGCGCTGATTGCCGAGGTGGGCGACGTCGCCCAGACGCCGATGAAGCTCGCCACCTCGCCCGTCTTCGACCAGAAGATCGTCCAGGCGATCCAGCAGATGCTGACCGACGTCGGCCTCGACGTCGAGATCGAGATGACCGACATGGCCACCTGGCTGAAGAACCAGCAGGTTTCCAACGAGGAGGCGCCGATGCTGACCTTCTCGCGTTGGTCGTGCGCCTGCCAGGACGCCGACGGCATCATGTTCTCGCTGCTGCACTCGTCGTCCAACTGGTCGCGCTACAGCGATCCGGAGATCGACGCGCTGCTCGAGAAGGGTCGCTCGGCGCTCGAGGATGGCGACCGGCTGGAGGCCTATGGCAAGCTGCATGAGCTGGTGAAGGAAGACGTGCCGATCATCCCGCTCTACCAGGCGGCGATCATCTACGGCGGGGCCGCCGGGCTCGACTGGCAGCCGACCGCCAACGAGAGCATGTTCCTCAACCGCATGAGCTGGTCCGAATAGGACCGCGTCGTGAGGCCCCGCGCGGGGCCTCACTCCCTCGCGCATTCCGGCGCGCACCATGGAAAGGGACCAAGGTGAAACGCTTGACCTCACCGCTCCTGGCTCTCGCGTTCGGTATCGCGATCGCCGGGGCGACGGCCGCCCTCGCCCCGG
This genomic interval carries:
- a CDS encoding GntR family transcriptional regulator, producing the protein MLDRDSPLLPGAAPPKPGAKRSFAEERLREAVITCEIMPGTKVSEARLVSLYGLNRAGVRASLMRLEAGGLVEAMPRHGWRVRPVSGAYIGEVVAARRTLEPAVATVRHDPAQLDRLDNLAQVAAVLAERQEPGARSSLRSYEREFLGILAAPLGDLRRRWLHEAWDHSERLIRFFEAGSDRRAGAPGRAPLVAALRAADPAAVTAALGQALYSFEAFVLAALTEQDVEIRRTPPKTTPATDTAAAGRGLAPAPSPRNTNPRRGSLEWTGDKD
- a CDS encoding ABC transporter substrate-binding protein encodes the protein MDWRQGLVAAALSVAAGLAVAPPAMAQTKDTLTIDLVNEPSSLDPQGQWNPDSYYVYRNVFDNMVTRDNDGTIVPQVATEWEQVSDTEVKFTLRDDIVFHDGEPLTAEDVVYTIERITDPEFASPQLGQFNKIVKAEATGEHEVVLTTDGPYPVLLPQLVKLSIIPKHVVEEVGDDAFNAGPVGSGPYAFDTWQRGVSVTLKRNDDYWGDKGAFGTVVFRAVPDGATRLADLQSGAADVVVTLDSDQAKQLESYPNAKPLIVQTERVGYFALNSTKPPLDDPKMRLAIALAIDKEGIVEGILQGGEKVVGELVAPASFGYVGEVEAFPYDPEQAKALIAEVGDVAQTPMKLATSPVFDQKIVQAIQQMLTDVGLDVEIEMTDMATWLKNQQVSNEEAPMLTFSRWSCACQDADGIMFSLLHSSSNWSRYSDPEIDALLEKGRSALEDGDRLEAYGKLHELVKEDVPIIPLYQAAIIYGGAAGLDWQPTANESMFLNRMSWSE